One window from the genome of Cricetulus griseus strain 17A/GY chromosome 2, alternate assembly CriGri-PICRH-1.0, whole genome shotgun sequence encodes:
- the Sdhaf1 gene encoding LOW QUALITY PROTEIN: succinate dehydrogenase assembly factor 1, mitochondrial (The sequence of the model RefSeq protein was modified relative to this genomic sequence to represent the inferred CDS: inserted 2 bases in 2 codons) has protein sequence MSRPSRLRRQVLSLHLELLRAGRGETXVLREFRPQAILLRFDLLRTASTAGGRGGERQLQLLRSSHATAMGXPRGPTEDTGNTATPGTMLGDGDGPKSPCEGTEARETQS, from the exons ATGAGTCGGCCCAGCCGGCTGCGGAGGCAAGTTTTGAGTCTGCATCTGGAGCTACTGCGCGCCGGGAGGGGGGAAA CGGTGCTGAGAGAGTTCCGGCCGCAAGCCATCCTTCTGCGCTTCGACTTGCTGCGTACAGCAAGTACagccggggggagggggggggagcgCCAGCTGCAGCTGCTGCGTTCCAGCCACGCCACGGCCATGG GCCCGCGGGGCCCGACTGAGGACACCGGCAACACGGCAACCCCAGGCACCATGCTGGGCGATGGCGATGGCCCAAAGAGTCCTTGTGAAGGCACAGAGGCACGGGAGACGCAATCCTAG